GGAAGTCTTTGCTGTAGACCATTTCCAGCTGCAGGGCCACGATCGCCTCCCGGATCTTGCGCCCTGCCGAGTCTGCTGTGCCTACGTAATCGCGGAAGAGACTGCGGGCTAACTGCTGGGTCACCGTACTGCCTCCCTCCTGGACCGAGCCACTGCGCAGATTGGTGACCACCGCCCGCAGAATGCCGATCGGGTCTACGCCCAAATGCCAATAAAACCGGGTGTCTTCGGACGCAATGACCGCATTGGGGAGATAGGCCGGGAAATCCGATAACCGGGCAAACTCAATATGGGCACGGTTGTAGGGTTCCCGCAGGGGCGTCACGTTGTCACGGGCATAGACAATCACGGGACCCTGGATGGAATGGGGCAGGGGCCGCACGGAGAATTTTTGCCATTCCAGACCAATCCACAAAGCCAGCAGCAGGCTTAGCCCTGTAAAACCATAGATCCCATAACGCAGGACTCGAATATAGGGATCAAAACAGGTGAGCGTCACCACATCCTGAAGGTCCGGGGGACCCAGAGTGAAGCGATCGCCATGCCGGAGTCGATGTTTACCCGTAAGCCGCCGCCGCCCCCGATAGGTCCCATTCGTGGACCCAGGGTCCTCCACCCAGAACCAGTTGGGATGTTGGGGATCGCGATCGAAGGTCAGATGACATTCACTAACCAATCTGTTTTGTACCTGGATATCCAGCGCCGACGCAGCCGATGGTTGGCTGCGCCCCAACGTGTAGTGATCGCCCGCCAGGGGATAGGGAGCCGGGTGCTGATCCGGGTGTTGGGGGTCATACACCCGCAGCTTGAGCACCCGGGCACGGGGCTTGAGCCTTTGCGAGATTTCCGTCAAACCCAGAACGGCAGTTTGGAGCGGTGGCAGCCCGCCCTGGGGTACCGTGTAGGTCAGGGTAACCCCCTCCGCCAGATCGGGAGGGCCAAGGGTAAAGCGATCGCCGTGTCGCAACCGTTGCCGGGTTACCCGTTGTTTACCCTGATAAAGGCCGTTTTGTGACTGTTCATCTTTAATCCAAAACCAATCCGGTCGCTGCGGATCGCGTTCAATCGTGAAATGGCGTTTGCTCACCATTGTATTGCGGATTTTAATATCACAGGAACTACTCCGTCCGCCGGTATAGTAGTCCCCGACTAAATGGTAGGGATTGCTGTGGGCACCAGGATTCTGGGGATCGTCGATACGTAGTTCGGGAGCTTGCGCGTTGGGTTTTAGCTTGAGGTGGGATAAATTGCCAGGAACGACCGTCTGCACAAAATTTGTCAGGGTGGTCATGATCGGGTTTGGCTTGCGGGGAGGAGGAGGCGTTGGCGTCATAGTCGTAGCACAGGATGGGCATTACCACGTAGGATTGGCGGTTAGCAAGGCTTCCACTTCGTGACTGGGTAAGGGATGCGAGAACAAATAACCCTGACCATACTCACAGTTGCGTTCCCGTAAGTATTGCAGTTGTTCGATCGTCTCGATCCCCTCGGCAACGACGCTAAGTTCCAGGTTATGTGCCAACATGATAATCGTTTGGGTGATTTCGCTCCCGGTTTCACCATGACTATCAGTGTGGGGGCTGATTGCATTGACAAAAGAACGATCGACTTTAAGGATATCGATCGGGAAACGATGCAAATAACTGAGGGAGGAGTACCCGGTCCCAAAATCATCGATACATAGTTGTAGATTCAAGCGCTTAAGGGCAACAAAAATATCTTTAGAAAGTTGGATATTTTCCATAATCGTCCCTTCAGTAATTTCCAGGTTAAGTGTACCGGGGGCCATACCCGTTTCCGCCAGGATTTTCCCAACTTTTTCAACCAGTTGCGGTTGGGAGAATTGCTGGCTGGCTAGGTTAACACTCATGGTTAGGGGCGAGGCTTTGGGAAACTGCTGTTGCCATCGTTGGGCTTGGGTACAGGCTTCCCACAGGAGCCAATCCCCCATAGCAATGATTAATCCAGTTTCCTCCGCCAGGGTAATAAATTCATTAGGCGGAACCAGCCCGCGTTGGGGGTGCTGCCAGCGAATCAGGGCCTCAAACCCCGTAATGTGGCCAGTTGCCAGGGAAACAATGGGTTGGTAGTACAGGAGAAATTCCTGGCGTTCTACGGCTCGCCGCAGATCATTATCGAGTTGCAACAGGGCCACTGCACGATCGTGCATCTGTTGATCAAACAGTTCATAGCGGGCACGCCCCAAAGACTTAGCGTGATACATCGCCGTATCTGCGTCACGCAACAATTCCTCTGGTAGACGGTAGCCGGTTGTACTGAGGGCAATCCCTACACTTAAGGTAACAAATACTTCCTGATGATCGAGATAAAAGGGAACGGACAACTCCCGCTGCAAACGTTCAGCTAGGGCCGTTGCATCCTCGGTGCTGTTAATATCCTCCAGAAGGATGGCAAATTCATCCCCCCCCAAGCGAGCCACCGTATCCCCAGAACGCAGGCAGGCTTCTAATTTGCGTGAAATTGCAATCAGAAGTTGATCGCCCACAATATGACCGAGGCTATCGTTAATCACCTTGAAGCGATCGAGGTCAATAAATAACACAGCAAAGAGGTAATCATCCCGTCGTTTAGCCAGTTCGATCGCGTGGGAGAGGCGATTCATGAACAGATTCCGATTGGGTAAACCCGTCAAGGCATCATGTAAGGCATCGTAGAGTAATTGTTTCTCAAAACCTTTGCGATCGGTAATATTACGAATAATGGCTAGCGCCTCATCTTGAGTAATCGTGACAATCCGCGCTTCATAGAATAGGATACTACCATCCACCAGAGATTCATACTCAAACACCTCAGTACGGTTAGTTTGTAATGTCCGTCGCACATAACGAATCATTTGTTGAGCCGCAGGTGTTGGCAAAATTTGATAAATATTCTGGCCTACGAAATTAGCAGATGAACTTTGTAAAGGATGCCCTTTAGGCACTTTAAAGTCTAGAATGATACCACTGGAGTTCAAATGTAGCATCAGATCTGGGATGGCATCCAGTAAGGCACGATTCTTTGCTTCACTTTTACGCAGGGCTGCTTCTGCCTTTTTATAATCGGTGATGTCAACAACATAACTACGGACTAAATCACTTTCATAAATGTAGTGGACCAATTGTTGAAAGCAGCGATCCTTGAGGTAGATTTCACGTTCAAAGTGTTTTTGTTCAGGGTAATGTTTATCTACGGGTAGGATTCCAGCCAAGAGCGGATGCTTCAAAAGTAGGGTTTGTATATCTGGGAAAACTTGAATAGCAGCGGGATTTAGATAGGTTAATTTTCCCTTCATGCTGATTTCAATCACTGGATTGGGATTGAGTTCTGGGAAGGAAGCTAATCGAATGAGTGAAGTTTCATAAACTTCTTTTAATTCAGCATGGTCAGTAATCAGTGTTTTCTCTAAGACGTTTTCTTCGTCTTCGTCAATGTGGCTCAGCAGATCACTGATATCACCACTTTCTAAGATTTTAGGATCAACTGCAGTGTAGGTTGTATAGTAACGTGCTTCAATATCTTTGCCAAAGCTAATAACATCTCCATGCTTGAGGTCATGCGAGACTCGTGATCGGCCATTAATGCGTAAACCATTGGTACTTCGCTTACCTTGTAAATCGCCATCAATAATACGAAAAAGATAGTTATTAGAATTGGGGACAGTGACCCGCAACAGGATAGCATGTTGGCGTGAGACCCAACGGGATTTTAAGGGAATCGAGTTATTCGGATCCCGCCCGATCGAATAGGTAGAGGACTCCAGTGGAATCACGCGCTTACCCTGAGTATCTGAAATCACTAGGTAATGGCAAATTTGCTGCTGCTCACCATTCATGGATTAGAGGTGCCCCTGGTATCTGCAAAAAGTTAAATTTTAACAACGCTCTGATGCCGCTGACGAGGACAGCAGATGCATCGCAACTGTTGCCACCCTTACCCTTAATCCCTTTCCCAGGATGAGAGAGTGACTGGGAAATCTAGTCCCCCTGCGCCCACCTCCCTATTGGCATGGGGCAGGGGTGCAGGGACAAGGGGCGAAGGCGATAGGGGTTGCCTGGACCGAACTGAAATGTTTTCAGCGCAGCCTCTCCTGCCCCTAAAAATAGTCAATCAGAAACGAGAAAGAGGCCGCTGCTGTCGGTTGAGGGATAAGCCGCTGCCAATTGGGCAGTCGGTGTGAGTTGAAGGTGCCAGTGGAACATTGGGTTAGACCATTTGACCATTTGGACTGTGTGGGGTCCATTAGTTGATCCAATCTACGCAATTATTCCCCTATTATGGGCAATTCATAGCCTGATCTCCACTGCACCCTGCCGCGCTTACCGTGCCTTTAAGGTTATCCCCCAATTGCCAGGGTTGCTAGGTCAGGGATACGGGGGTTGATGGCTCGACGGACGCCTAACTTTTTGTCACGATTTATAACCAACTCGTGTTCTGAGCCGGGAAGGGTGGGATGAATTGGCACATTTGGCGAGACTGTTTGGCGCTTCAGCCGCATCCGGAGGGGGGCTATTATTGTGAATCGTATCGATCGCCTACCCGGATACCCCTACCCCAGGGCGAACGGCATTGCAGCACGGCAATTTATTACCTATTGGTAGGCACCCAGATCTCCCGATTACACCGCCTTCGTTCTGATGAGGTTTGGCACTTTTACCAGGGGGTGGGCCTCTGGGTGCATGAGCTAACTCCCACTGGGGAGCATCATGTCCATCGGTTGGGCATGGATCTGGCGCAAGGCTATCGGCCTCAGGTGGTGATTCCAGCAGGGCACTGGTTTTGTGCTGAGGTGGCTCGCGGTTCAGAGGAACAAGGCGATCGCGATCGGGCTTGTTTAGTGGGTTGTACGGTTAGTCCTGGGTTTGAATTTGCGGATTTTGAGATCGGCGATCGGGCAACCCTATTAGCCCACTATCCCCAGCACCAAGCCTTGATCGAGCGCTTCACGCCCAATCCCTAGGTCAGTGTCAGTGCCCTGTCAATTTAGTTTGGGTCGGTTGGGTCAAACACTGGGCAACCGAACGAAGCCAGGGTATGGGGTCTGGCGGTGCTATGACCCCAATCTAGAACTGGGGGTGCGACCCTCACCCTCAATTCCTCTCCCAGAGCGGGAGAGAGACTTGAAAATTCGGCTCCCCTTCGCCCCTTGTGGGAGAAGGGGCGAAGGGGATGAGGGCTTCTGAGGGGTTTTTAAGCAGGTATCTCTGCCGATCGTTGCGCCAGTCGTAACTTGGCCGATCGCGCCCTGGGATTGGCGGCCACCTCCTCTGGTTCCGGCACGATCGGTTTCTTAGTAATGACGGTCAGGAGTGCGGACTCACGCAGCCGGTGTTTGACCAGCCGATCCTCCAGGCTATGGAAACTGATGATACCGATCCGTCCCCCTGGGGTGAGCCAAGCTGGCGCCTGGGCCAAAAACATTTCCAGGGCGGTGAGTTCTTGATTGACCGCGATCCGTAACGCCTGGAACACGCGCGTTGCCGGGTGAATGGCTTTCCCCCGCGATCGCGATCGGGTTGCAGCAGGGTAGCAGTGGGCGATCGTGTTGGCCAACGCCGTCGTCGAGTGAAAGGGGCGTTGGGCCACAATCCGGCGGGCAATGCGACGGGATAACCGCTCTTCCCCATAGGTAAAAAATAAATCCGCCAACGCCCCCTCATCGTAAGTATTGATAATGTCAGCTGCCGTCAGCCCCTGACTAGGGTCCATGCGCATATCCAGGGGAGCCTCATGGCGAAAGCTAAACCCTCGTTCCGGCGTATCCAACTGAGCCGAACTCACCCCCAGATCTGCCAGAATGCCGTCAAACTTACCCAACGCTGGCACCGGCCCCAAGGTTTGGAAATAGTCCGCGAAATTCCCCTGCCAGAATTGCACCCGATCGCCATAGTCCGCCAGCGCCACTTGGGCTGCCGCGATCGCCAGTGGATCGCGATCGATCGCCACCACCCGCGTCTCCCGGCCCTGCGCCAGGATCAAGTCACTATGCCCACCCCCCCCCACCGTCGCATCCAAATACAGCCCCCCCGGACGCACCCCCACCCCCCTGATCAGCGCCTGCGCCAAAACCGGCACATGGGAAAAAGTCATACCACCCCTTTCGTGCTCCTTCGTGTCCTTCGTGTCTTCGTGGTTCCCACCCATGTCTATCCTCTTGAACCCCCATCCCCCGATCGCCAACCCCCCGCTTCCAGAGCACCGACTATTCCCTATAATGTTAGACACAATTGTTAAGCAAATTAACGAACCCTCAGCCGCACCTGCCGCCCCACTCGGCAGAGTCAGCGCTGAACCAGACCCGCCTACACGATCGCCAACGGTAAGGGATAGCCACCGATGACACGGATTGAGACCAGAACCGAACCCATGATCCTGAACATGGGTCCCCACCATCCCTCGATGCACGGGGTATTGCGGTTAATTGTCACCCTGGATGGGGAAAACGTGATCGACTGCGAACCCGTTCTGGGTTATCTGCATCGCGGCATGGAAAAGATTGCCGAAAGCCGCACCAACGTCATGTACGTTCCCTACGTCAGCCGTTGGGACTACGCCGCGGGGATGTTTAACGAAGCGATCACCGTCAACGCCCCGGAAAAACTGGCCGATATTCCGGTTCCCAAACGGGCCAGTTACATTCGGGTGATCATGCTGGAACTGAACCGGATTGCCAACCACCTCCTCTGGCTAGGTCCCTTCCTGGCTGATGTCGGTGCCCAAACGCCCTTTTTCTACATTTTCCGCGAGCGGGAAATGATTTATGACCTGTGGGAGGCGGCCACTGGCTCCCGTCTGGTGAACAATAACTACTTCCGCATTGGGGGCGTTGCCGCCGATCTACCCTACGGCTGGATCGACAAATGCCATGATTTTTGCGATTACTTCCTGCCGATCGTCGATGAATACGAAAAGCTGATCACCAATAACCCGATCTTCCGGCGGCGGGTAGAGGGCATTGGCGTGATCACCCGCGAAGAGGCCATCAACTGGGGGCTGTCGGGTCCAATGCTACGGGCTTCTGGCGTCAAGTGGGATCTGCGCAAAGTCGATCACTACGAGTGTTACGACGATTTCGACTGGGAAGTCCATTGGGAGACAGCCGGGGATTGTCTGGCCCGTTACCTGGTTCGTATTCGGGAAATGCGTGAGTCAGTCAAGATTATCCGGCAGGCCCTCAAGCAAATCCCAGGCGGTCCCTACGAAAATCTGGAAGCTAAGCGGATGCTGGCCGGAGGTAAGAAATCGGAATGGGATGACTTTGACTACCAATATATTGGTAAAAAAGTAGCCCCTACCTTTAAGATCCCGGCAGGTGAACACTATGTTCGCATCGAGAGCGGCAAGGGCGAACTGGGCATTTTCATTATGGGTAATGATTCCGTTTTCCCCTGGCGCTGGAAGATTCGCGCTGCTGATTTCAATAATCTGCAAATTCTGCCCCAGTTACTGCGAGGGATGAAGGTGGCAGATATTGTGGCCATCCTGGGCAGTATTGACGTGATTATGGGATCAGTCGATCGCTAGGACATGCATCCTTGGAACACGGCTTGAGCCAGATCTTGACGATCGGGCATCATTCGCTCCTGACGCCGTGAGGACTTCAACCGGTCACAGGTGGATATCCTGTTCCTTTGGCCATTGCCTGAGTGTATTGGTCGCAACAGCCCATTTACTGATTATGGTCAATCCAAATAAGAACGATACAGTTTTTCACTCCTCTCTCCCGGAGCGGGAGAGAGGCTGGCGGTGAGGGTGCTGTTTCAGCCTAAATTGCAATGACTATACTGTTTACACCCAAATCTCAGAAGAGCCGCCTGACCCAAGATTGATTTTTGTCATCTTTTGTTTACCGGGCCGTAGACACAAGCAATTGCCTACGGTATTCTCATCTGGTTATTGAGCCAAGTCTTGCCAGTGGGATTGGGTTAGTTTCTGGAGGTATCAAGTGATTGAGACAAAACCAGGTGGAATGTCATTTGAAGAATTTCTCAGTTGGAAGCCAGATGCTCCTGGCTACGAACTCTTTAGGGGACAGGTAATGGTTACGCAACCAGCAGGTAAACATGAGGAAATTATTGGTTTTGTTAACCTGGAACTGAGTCGCGAAGTACGGCGGTTACAGTTGCCTTACTTTATCCCCAAACAAGCGCTGGTTAAGGTGGCGGGTGATAACACTAGCTATTGCCCCGATGTGATGCTGGTTAATCGGGATGAATTGCCTAACGAACCCCTGTGGGAAAACGTGTCTACCCTCACCCACGGAACCAGTATTCCTCTCGTCGTTGAAGTGGTCAGCACTAACTGGCGCACAGATTATGCCTACAAGTTAGTGGACTATGAATATCTAGGGATTTGTGAGTATTGGGTAATTGACTATTTGGGGAGTGGGGGCCGGCGCTATATTGGTTCGCCCAAACAGCCTACCCTTTCGATTTATCAACTCATTGACGATGAATATCAACTCAGTCAGTTTCGGGGTGATGAGATTATCCAATCGGGGCTTTTCCCCGATCTCAAGTTCACAGCCCACGAGATACTAACGGGGGGTCG
This DNA window, taken from Trichothermofontia sichuanensis B231, encodes the following:
- a CDS encoding EAL domain-containing protein — protein: MNGEQQQICHYLVISDTQGKRVIPLESSTYSIGRDPNNSIPLKSRWVSRQHAILLRVTVPNSNNYLFRIIDGDLQGKRSTNGLRINGRSRVSHDLKHGDVISFGKDIEARYYTTYTAVDPKILESGDISDLLSHIDEDEENVLEKTLITDHAELKEVYETSLIRLASFPELNPNPVIEISMKGKLTYLNPAAIQVFPDIQTLLLKHPLLAGILPVDKHYPEQKHFEREIYLKDRCFQQLVHYIYESDLVRSYVVDITDYKKAEAALRKSEAKNRALLDAIPDLMLHLNSSGIILDFKVPKGHPLQSSSANFVGQNIYQILPTPAAQQMIRYVRRTLQTNRTEVFEYESLVDGSILFYEARIVTITQDEALAIIRNITDRKGFEKQLLYDALHDALTGLPNRNLFMNRLSHAIELAKRRDDYLFAVLFIDLDRFKVINDSLGHIVGDQLLIAISRKLEACLRSGDTVARLGGDEFAILLEDINSTEDATALAERLQRELSVPFYLDHQEVFVTLSVGIALSTTGYRLPEELLRDADTAMYHAKSLGRARYELFDQQMHDRAVALLQLDNDLRRAVERQEFLLYYQPIVSLATGHITGFEALIRWQHPQRGLVPPNEFITLAEETGLIIAMGDWLLWEACTQAQRWQQQFPKASPLTMSVNLASQQFSQPQLVEKVGKILAETGMAPGTLNLEITEGTIMENIQLSKDIFVALKRLNLQLCIDDFGTGYSSLSYLHRFPIDILKVDRSFVNAISPHTDSHGETGSEITQTIIMLAHNLELSVVAEGIETIEQLQYLRERNCEYGQGYLFSHPLPSHEVEALLTANPTW
- a CDS encoding cupin domain-containing protein — protein: MNWHIWRDCLALQPHPEGGYYCESYRSPTRIPLPQGERHCSTAIYYLLVGTQISRLHRLRSDEVWHFYQGVGLWVHELTPTGEHHVHRLGMDLAQGYRPQVVIPAGHWFCAEVARGSEEQGDRDRACLVGCTVSPGFEFADFEIGDRATLLAHYPQHQALIERFTPNP
- the rsmH gene encoding 16S rRNA (cytosine(1402)-N(4))-methyltransferase RsmH; translation: MTFSHVPVLAQALIRGVGVRPGGLYLDATVGGGGHSDLILAQGRETRVVAIDRDPLAIAAAQVALADYGDRVQFWQGNFADYFQTLGPVPALGKFDGILADLGVSSAQLDTPERGFSFRHEAPLDMRMDPSQGLTAADIINTYDEGALADLFFTYGEERLSRRIARRIVAQRPFHSTTALANTIAHCYPAATRSRSRGKAIHPATRVFQALRIAVNQELTALEMFLAQAPAWLTPGGRIGIISFHSLEDRLVKHRLRESALLTVITKKPIVPEPEEVAANPRARSAKLRLAQRSAEIPA
- a CDS encoding NAD(P)H-quinone oxidoreductase subunit H, yielding MTRIETRTEPMILNMGPHHPSMHGVLRLIVTLDGENVIDCEPVLGYLHRGMEKIAESRTNVMYVPYVSRWDYAAGMFNEAITVNAPEKLADIPVPKRASYIRVIMLELNRIANHLLWLGPFLADVGAQTPFFYIFREREMIYDLWEAATGSRLVNNNYFRIGGVAADLPYGWIDKCHDFCDYFLPIVDEYEKLITNNPIFRRRVEGIGVITREEAINWGLSGPMLRASGVKWDLRKVDHYECYDDFDWEVHWETAGDCLARYLVRIREMRESVKIIRQALKQIPGGPYENLEAKRMLAGGKKSEWDDFDYQYIGKKVAPTFKIPAGEHYVRIESGKGELGIFIMGNDSVFPWRWKIRAADFNNLQILPQLLRGMKVADIVAILGSIDVIMGSVDR
- a CDS encoding Uma2 family endonuclease; this encodes MSFEEFLSWKPDAPGYELFRGQVMVTQPAGKHEEIIGFVNLELSREVRRLQLPYFIPKQALVKVAGDNTSYCPDVMLVNRDELPNEPLWENVSTLTHGTSIPLVVEVVSTNWRTDYAYKLVDYEYLGICEYWVIDYLGSGGRRYIGSPKQPTLSIYQLIDDEYQLSQFRGDEIIQSGLFPDLKFTAHEILTGGR